From the Roseibium salinum genome, one window contains:
- a CDS encoding PhnD/SsuA/transferrin family substrate-binding protein produces MALLERCARFTFLSFLFAVSAWTAAAQEVTGGLDRLRLGVVVAADDGARERVEPFRLALEEIADLPVDLFLLETMGDAVEAIAAGRVDYVRLSPSAYAAAHHLCGCVEPLVTAGPDDFPARFYAILVSKRGPEKTTLEGLRGTRLAVGGEQSVTGYRVPLANLAADGINARLHFSTLVEVQDPLEGLRAVLDGRVGATLAWSTLAGEARNGYTAGTLNDYYVAGGKAFQDLEIIWRSPPIPYSAHTLQKDLPDALKRRLRAGLVDLRREAPAAYLAIEPDLPGGFEPVVHADYRPVLRTFEGQYAGLLDPLNREP; encoded by the coding sequence GTGGCGTTGCTTGAAAGGTGCGCCCGGTTCACTTTCCTTTCTTTTCTTTTTGCTGTTTCGGCATGGACGGCCGCTGCCCAGGAGGTCACCGGCGGGCTGGACCGGCTGCGTCTGGGTGTGGTTGTCGCCGCGGACGACGGCGCGCGCGAACGGGTCGAGCCCTTCCGGCTGGCTCTGGAGGAAATCGCCGATTTGCCGGTGGATCTGTTCTTGTTGGAAACGATGGGAGACGCGGTCGAGGCGATTGCCGCCGGCCGTGTCGATTACGTCAGACTGTCGCCATCCGCCTACGCCGCAGCACATCACCTGTGTGGGTGTGTGGAACCGCTCGTCACTGCGGGGCCGGACGATTTTCCTGCCCGGTTCTATGCAATTCTCGTCAGCAAGCGCGGGCCGGAAAAGACCACGCTGGAGGGGCTGCGGGGCACCCGCCTGGCCGTTGGTGGAGAGCAGTCGGTTACAGGCTACCGGGTGCCGCTGGCCAATCTTGCGGCCGATGGCATCAATGCACGCTTGCATTTCTCGACGCTGGTTGAAGTTCAGGACCCGCTCGAAGGCTTGCGCGCGGTGCTTGATGGACGGGTCGGGGCCACGCTTGCCTGGTCGACCCTGGCCGGCGAGGCCCGCAACGGATATACCGCCGGCACCCTCAACGACTACTACGTTGCCGGTGGCAAGGCGTTTCAGGATCTGGAGATCATCTGGCGCTCGCCGCCCATCCCCTATTCCGCGCACACGCTGCAGAAAGATCTGCCGGACGCCTTGAAGCGGCGACTGCGGGCCGGATTGGTGGACCTTCGCCGGGAAGCCCCTGCTGCATATCTGGCCATTGAGCCCGATCTGCCCGGCGGATTCGAACCGGTCGTCCATGCGGATTACCGGCCCGTCCTGCGGACCTTCGAAGGCCAGTACGCAGGGCTTCTGGACCCGTTAAACCGCGAGCCCTGA
- a CDS encoding HAD family hydrolase: MSDPITTVVFDIGNVLIEWNPEHLYRRLIPDEVERKTFLETVCTPDWNLQQDLGRPWTEAVEMLSDMHPDKADLIAAYSERWHDMVPGEIAGTLEILGELKESGVPLYAITNFSTEKFAEAQARFPFLKTSFLGIVVSGEEKLIKPDHRIYEVLFERHCLDAGSCLFIDDSPKNVEAAREVGMRAHHFNHADELRKDLVDLGLLVPAHGDRSQ; encoded by the coding sequence ATGAGCGATCCTATCACGACCGTCGTATTCGATATAGGGAATGTCTTGATCGAATGGAATCCCGAGCATCTTTATCGCCGCCTCATCCCCGACGAAGTTGAGCGGAAGACCTTTCTGGAAACCGTCTGCACCCCGGACTGGAACCTGCAGCAGGATCTGGGCCGCCCCTGGACGGAAGCCGTCGAGATGCTGTCAGACATGCATCCGGACAAGGCCGACCTGATTGCCGCCTATTCGGAACGCTGGCACGACATGGTTCCGGGTGAAATCGCGGGCACGCTGGAAATTCTGGGGGAACTCAAGGAGAGCGGCGTTCCCCTTTATGCGATCACGAATTTCTCGACCGAGAAATTTGCAGAAGCGCAGGCAAGATTTCCGTTCCTGAAAACCAGCTTTCTCGGCATCGTCGTCTCGGGAGAGGAGAAGCTGATCAAGCCCGACCATCGCATCTACGAGGTGCTGTTCGAACGCCACTGCCTGGACGCCGGGTCCTGCCTGTTCATCGACGATTCCCCGAAGAATGTGGAGGCGGCCCGCGAAGTCGGGATGCGCGCCCATCACTTCAACCATGCGGATGAACTTCGCAAGGATCTGGTCGACCTTGGTCTGCTGGTACCGGCTCACGGTGATCGCTCACAATGA
- a CDS encoding histone deacetylase family protein gives MKTVFSETQLAHAPEKEISDGELKPAVEIPSRAEIVLKTVKERNTGEVLAPEAFPLRPIHRVHPPQYVGFLEGFWEMWTAAGRSGEAFPFVWPIRSLRQDTKINHVDGLLGRYSMDAGTPLGQHTYKAARASVDTALTAAKLLLAGEKSAFALCRPPGHHAGFDFFGGYCFFNNAGIAAQYLRDNGLNRVAILDVDYHHGNGTQALFYDRPDILFLSIHADPKDEYPYYLGYADETGEHAGTGFTRNWPLPLGTDWDAYTPALEEACRWLLVYKPDAMIVSLGLDCYEEDPISGFRFKSEDYLRLGQRLAKVGVPTVFLMEGGYAVEALGTNCVNVLEGFEGG, from the coding sequence GTGAAGACGGTTTTTTCAGAGACCCAACTGGCGCATGCGCCGGAAAAGGAAATCTCCGATGGGGAGCTGAAGCCGGCGGTCGAGATACCGAGCCGGGCCGAAATCGTGCTCAAGACCGTCAAGGAGCGCAATACCGGCGAAGTTCTCGCTCCTGAAGCCTTCCCGCTCCGCCCCATCCACCGGGTCCACCCGCCCCAATATGTCGGGTTTCTGGAAGGGTTCTGGGAAATGTGGACGGCAGCGGGCCGGTCCGGGGAAGCATTTCCCTTTGTCTGGCCGATACGCAGCCTCCGGCAGGATACGAAGATCAACCATGTCGACGGGCTTCTCGGCCGCTATTCCATGGATGCCGGCACCCCGCTCGGGCAACACACGTACAAGGCCGCCCGCGCTTCCGTCGACACCGCGCTGACGGCGGCCAAACTCCTTTTGGCGGGCGAGAAATCCGCCTTTGCCCTCTGCCGTCCGCCCGGCCACCACGCCGGGTTCGACTTTTTTGGCGGCTATTGCTTCTTCAACAATGCGGGCATCGCGGCCCAGTATCTGAGAGACAACGGTCTGAACAGGGTTGCCATCCTGGACGTGGACTATCATCACGGCAACGGAACGCAGGCGCTGTTCTATGACCGTCCGGACATCCTGTTCCTCTCCATCCATGCCGATCCCAAGGACGAATATCCCTACTATCTGGGCTACGCGGATGAGACCGGGGAGCATGCGGGGACCGGCTTCACCCGGAACTGGCCGCTGCCGCTGGGAACGGACTGGGATGCTTACACTCCGGCACTGGAGGAAGCCTGCCGCTGGCTTCTGGTCTACAAGCCGGATGCGATGATTGTTTCCCTGGGCCTCGATTGTTACGAAGAAGATCCCATCTCGGGCTTCAGGTTCAAAAGTGAAGACTATCTCCGCCTTGGCCAGCGGCTGGCAAAGGTCGGCGTGCCGACCGTGTTCCTGATGGAAGGCGGCTATGCCGTGGAGGCGCTCGGCACCAACTGCGTCAACGTCCTGGAGGGCTTTGAGGGAGGATAG
- a CDS encoding aldose epimerase family protein produces the protein MIKEFGVLPDGTAVQEVTLKKGSLEASVLTLGAIIRDLRVDGESVVLGFEDLQSYLNHSSYFGVVAGRCANRTAGGKMTIDGVEYQLDRNERGRNHLHGGSQGFSTRVWEIEQSDKASVLLKLISEDGDMGYPGRVEALVRYSLTGSGALRVKYTATTDKTTPVNMTQHSYFNLGGGSTILDHTLEIAAETYLPVDELLIPTGEIRKVEWTPYDFRNGRKIRRKPGEEDVVYDHNFCLADAPRETPEFAAALEDSNGERRMEVWTTEPGLQFYDAARLAVPVPGLDGKQYGHHAGLCLETQRWPDSVNRSGFTKVLLQPGETYSHVTEYRFS, from the coding sequence ATGATCAAGGAATTCGGTGTTCTTCCCGATGGCACGGCTGTTCAGGAAGTCACCTTGAAAAAGGGATCTCTTGAAGCCTCGGTGCTGACGCTCGGGGCAATTATCAGGGATCTTAGGGTGGACGGCGAGAGCGTTGTTCTGGGCTTCGAGGATCTGCAAAGCTACCTGAATCATTCTTCGTATTTCGGCGTGGTCGCCGGGCGTTGCGCCAACCGGACCGCCGGCGGGAAAATGACGATCGACGGGGTGGAGTATCAGCTCGATCGGAACGAGCGGGGTCGGAATCATCTTCACGGCGGTTCGCAAGGATTTTCCACGCGCGTCTGGGAAATAGAGCAGAGCGACAAGGCCAGCGTGCTCTTGAAACTGATCTCCGAAGACGGCGACATGGGCTATCCGGGACGGGTGGAGGCGCTGGTGCGCTATTCGCTGACGGGCAGCGGCGCGTTGCGGGTTAAATACACCGCAACCACCGACAAGACGACGCCCGTCAACATGACCCAGCACAGCTATTTCAATCTGGGCGGCGGCAGCACCATTCTCGACCACACGCTGGAGATCGCCGCTGAAACGTATCTGCCGGTGGATGAGTTGCTGATCCCGACGGGCGAAATCCGCAAGGTGGAATGGACGCCGTACGACTTCCGGAACGGCCGCAAGATCCGCCGCAAACCGGGCGAGGAAGACGTGGTCTACGATCACAATTTCTGCCTCGCCGACGCCCCGCGGGAGACGCCTGAATTTGCAGCGGCCCTGGAAGACAGCAACGGCGAGCGCCGCATGGAGGTCTGGACGACGGAACCCGGACTGCAGTTCTATGACGCGGCGCGACTGGCAGTTCCGGTCCCCGGGCTCGATGGAAAACAGTACGGACATCACGCGGGCTTGTGCCTTGAGACACAGCGATGGCCGGACAGCGTCAATCGGAGCGGGTTCACGAAAGTATTGTTGCAACCCGGCGAAACCTATAGTCACGTGACGGAATACCGCTTTTCCTGA
- a CDS encoding phosphomannomutase/phosphoglucomutase, with the protein MFPKPLPSLTPNTFEYESLPMVKATGFREYDARWLFEQEINLMGMQALGMGIGTLIHERGVRADIVVGHDFRSYSASIKMAVINGLLAAGINVHDIGLALSPMAYFAQFALDVPAVAMITASHNDNGWTGVKMGIDRPMTFGPDEMGRLKDIVLEGTFDLKGGGSYRFVDGFAEVYIKDLTDRAKLKRPIKVVAACGNGTAGAFAPKVLEALGAEVIPLDAELDHTFPRYNPNPEDMKMLHALRDTVLETGAEVGLGFDGDGDRCGVVDNEGEEIFADKVGVMLARDISELHPNSQFVVDVKSTGLFNTDPVLQANGARTDYYKTGHSYIKRRVNELDAIVGFEKSGHYFFNRPIGRGYDDGLVSAIAILDMLDRNPDKTMADLRRALPRTWGSPTMSPKCPDEVKYDVVERVVARFQDMKQNGEPVAGQPISDLITVNGIRVVTEDGTWGLVRASSNKPELVVVVESPVSEARLREMFRAVDGVLRENPEVGEYNQTL; encoded by the coding sequence ATGTTTCCGAAGCCATTACCGAGTCTGACCCCGAACACCTTTGAATACGAATCCTTGCCCATGGTGAAAGCGACCGGGTTCCGGGAATATGACGCCCGCTGGCTATTCGAGCAGGAAATCAATCTGATGGGCATGCAGGCGCTCGGCATGGGCATCGGCACACTCATCCATGAGCGCGGCGTTCGTGCGGACATCGTGGTCGGCCACGACTTCCGCAGCTATTCCGCATCGATCAAGATGGCGGTTATCAACGGCCTCCTGGCGGCTGGCATCAACGTCCACGATATCGGGCTGGCGCTCTCCCCGATGGCCTATTTCGCCCAGTTCGCGCTGGATGTTCCAGCGGTTGCCATGATCACCGCTTCCCATAACGACAATGGCTGGACCGGCGTCAAGATGGGCATCGACCGCCCGATGACGTTCGGACCGGATGAAATGGGCAGGCTGAAGGACATCGTGCTGGAGGGGACGTTCGACCTGAAGGGCGGCGGCAGCTACCGGTTCGTCGATGGGTTTGCCGAGGTCTACATCAAGGACCTGACGGACCGCGCGAAGCTGAAACGCCCGATCAAGGTGGTCGCGGCCTGCGGCAACGGCACGGCAGGCGCCTTTGCCCCGAAGGTTCTGGAAGCGCTCGGCGCCGAAGTCATTCCGCTGGATGCGGAGCTGGATCATACCTTCCCACGCTACAATCCCAATCCTGAAGACATGAAAATGCTGCACGCCCTCCGGGACACGGTTCTGGAAACCGGCGCGGAAGTCGGCCTTGGCTTCGACGGCGACGGTGACCGCTGCGGCGTGGTGGATAATGAGGGAGAGGAAATCTTCGCCGACAAGGTCGGCGTGATGCTGGCCCGCGACATTTCCGAGCTCCACCCGAACAGCCAGTTCGTGGTGGATGTGAAATCGACGGGCCTCTTCAACACCGATCCGGTGCTGCAGGCGAACGGTGCCAGGACCGACTACTACAAGACCGGTCATTCCTACATCAAGCGCCGGGTGAATGAGCTGGATGCGATCGTTGGTTTCGAAAAGTCCGGCCACTATTTCTTCAACAGGCCCATCGGCCGCGGATACGATGACGGTCTCGTCTCCGCAATTGCCATCCTCGACATGCTGGACCGCAACCCGGACAAGACGATGGCGGACCTGCGCCGCGCTCTTCCCCGGACCTGGGGCTCGCCGACCATGTCGCCGAAATGCCCGGACGAGGTCAAATATGATGTCGTCGAACGGGTCGTCGCCAGGTTCCAGGACATGAAGCAAAACGGCGAACCGGTTGCCGGCCAGCCGATCTCGGATCTGATTACCGTCAACGGCATTCGTGTCGTGACGGAAGACGGAACCTGGGGCCTGGTGCGCGCCTCTTCCAACAAGCCCGAACTCGTCGTCGTGGTGGAAAGCCCGGTTTCCGAAGCACGGCTGCGCGAGATGTTCAGGGCGGTCGACGGGGTTCTGCGCGAGAATCCTGAAGTCGGCGAGTACAACCAGACGCTTTAA